The following coding sequences lie in one Serratia marcescens genomic window:
- a CDS encoding helix-turn-helix transcriptional regulator, with the protein MKKYKKKIDVVVMDPVMLHQESMVHVLRESLANRVNITDAVSSLSEMIRLIVQKGPADIYIMEAYGPTENYKSWNDFTHFMATHYPSVTCLVWSSKPTIFLRKLNAFEGRQSCWQIPKKIGIDSFLRFFTRILDGEMPSLSTRTCMGPPMSNLTLSEIVIITGIIEGHSIKSLARKYDVAYKTVSTHKRNAMIKMRISSTAQLRSLFMDGYILRGDKARCLPIETNANQPFLL; encoded by the coding sequence GTGAAAAAATATAAAAAAAAGATAGACGTTGTAGTTATGGATCCGGTGATGCTTCATCAAGAAAGTATGGTTCACGTTTTGAGAGAGAGCCTGGCTAACAGAGTCAACATAACTGATGCTGTCTCTAGCCTTTCCGAGATGATTCGCCTGATTGTGCAGAAAGGCCCTGCCGATATCTATATAATGGAAGCCTATGGCCCGACTGAAAATTATAAAAGCTGGAATGACTTTACACATTTTATGGCCACGCATTACCCGTCCGTCACCTGCCTGGTTTGGTCTTCAAAACCAACTATATTTTTAAGAAAACTCAACGCTTTTGAGGGGAGGCAATCATGTTGGCAGATCCCCAAGAAAATAGGCATTGATTCATTTTTACGCTTTTTTACGCGAATTTTAGATGGCGAGATGCCTTCACTCAGCACTCGCACTTGCATGGGTCCTCCGATGTCTAACCTCACACTCAGTGAAATCGTCATCATTACCGGTATTATAGAGGGACACAGCATCAAGAGCCTGGCCAGAAAATATGATGTTGCATATAAAACAGTTAGCACTCACAAGCGAAATGCCATGATCAAGATGCGAATATCATCGACCGCACAGTTACGCAGTCTTTTCATGGATGGGTACATTTTGCGGGGTGATAAGGCTCGATGCCTTCCAATTGAAACAAACGCCAATCAACCCTTTTTATTATAA